The Oncorhynchus mykiss isolate Arlee chromosome 20, USDA_OmykA_1.1, whole genome shotgun sequence genome includes a region encoding these proteins:
- the LOC110498919 gene encoding uncharacterized protein LOC110498919, whose amino-acid sequence MDVLLWRCVLGLLCSPAVLTWTVSQSPSAVALMKVNSSAEILCSTSLPDPTGLYLRGRFHNNRDVLYLSIADRAVGRTTIHNGFRGRVTVVSDQDQEVKRCCDFTLRLSQLGVEDTDSYYCSWRYYDTKGKVLVQRHSNGTIIIVRERDPEKSCGGGQTIMELILIVLSWTAFIVIFFLFIGALMWRCTRTRKHYTPARDNRRHHHHHHQHVCPQHRPTADPQFIYSSSSPDHVNFKGKL is encoded by the exons ATGGATGTTCTGTTGTGGAGATGTGTGCTGGGACTCCTCTGCAGCCCTGCAGTGCTCACCTGGACAG TTTCCCAGAGCCCCAGTGCTGTAGCTCTGATGAAGGTCAACTCCTCGGCCGAGATCCTCTGCTCCACATCGCTACCGGACCCCACAGGCCTCTACCTCAGGGGTCGATTCCACAACAACAGAGATGTGCTGTACTTGTCGATAGCTGACAGAGCAGTCGGTAGGACCACAATCCACAATGGGTTCAGAGGTCGGGTCACAGTGGTGTCAGACCAGGACCAGGAGGTCAAGCGGTGCTGTGATTTCACACTGAGGCTGTCCCAGCTTGGGGTGGAGGACACAGACAGTTACTACTGCAGCTGGAGGTACTACGATACCAAAGGGAAAGTGCTGGTACAGCGGCACAGTAATGGCACCATCATCATTGTCAGAG agagagatccagagAAGAGCTGTGGCGGCGGTCAGACCATCATGGAACTCATCTTGATTGTGTTGAGTTGGACGGCCTTCATCGTCATCTTCTTCCTCTTCATTGGAGCTCTGATGTGGCGATGCACACGG ACCAGAAAGCACTACACACCAGCCAGGGACAATAGAagacaccaccatcaccaccaccagcaTGTGTGTCCACAGCACAGGCCCACTGCTGACCCACAGTTCATCTACTCCAGCAGCTCTCCAGACCATGTCAACTTTAAAGGGAAACTGTAA